A genomic region of Persephonella marina EX-H1 contains the following coding sequences:
- a CDS encoding ABC transporter permease has product MNRGVIKAYIIKELSELFRSKIIIMVYLMPSMVMFLFGNGIKMEVKNADTVILDHDRSKLSLQMISKFEHSKYFNTKVLNITEKEAIDRMKRGEISILIIIPEGFERKVLKNQKTEIGVFVDAAFPMRGMTMESYVEGVLYQIMEETAREKISLVKINQRNLFNQAMRDEDAIVPGLFGIILLVAPAILSALLIVKEKETGTIFNFYSSPVKKIDFLVAKLTPVFFLHSINIFILFLWATYVFNVPFRGNFLIFWLVSEIYIIISLSIGLLVSIVTRTQIVALLAVIIITIIPGFLYSGIMMPISSMKGEAYIEAHLFPVMYYNHIIYDTFLIGQGFSSPKNVLYLIILIFYGLTLLIVGSLLMKKEMR; this is encoded by the coding sequence TTGAACAGAGGTGTTATTAAAGCTTATATAATAAAGGAGCTTTCAGAGCTTTTTAGATCAAAGATAATAATAATGGTCTATCTTATGCCCTCAATGGTTATGTTCCTTTTTGGTAATGGGATAAAGATGGAGGTAAAAAATGCAGACACGGTTATATTAGACCACGACAGATCAAAACTGTCTTTACAGATGATCTCAAAATTTGAACACTCAAAATACTTCAATACAAAAGTTCTCAATATCACAGAGAAAGAAGCGATTGATAGAATGAAAAGAGGGGAGATAAGCATACTTATAATAATCCCTGAGGGTTTTGAGAGGAAGGTTCTTAAAAACCAGAAAACGGAGATAGGCGTTTTTGTTGATGCCGCTTTCCCTATGAGAGGGATGACTATGGAGAGTTATGTTGAGGGTGTTCTGTACCAGATAATGGAGGAAACGGCAAGGGAGAAGATCAGCCTTGTAAAGATAAACCAGAGAAATCTTTTCAATCAGGCTATGAGAGATGAGGATGCTATAGTTCCAGGATTGTTCGGGATAATACTTCTTGTTGCCCCTGCCATACTTTCAGCACTTCTAATTGTAAAAGAGAAGGAAACTGGAACAATTTTTAACTTTTATTCCTCACCTGTAAAAAAGATAGATTTTCTTGTAGCAAAACTTACCCCTGTTTTTTTCCTACACTCAATAAATATCTTTATACTCTTCCTCTGGGCTACTTATGTTTTTAATGTTCCATTTAGAGGAAACTTCTTAATATTCTGGCTTGTTTCTGAGATATATATAATAATAAGTCTTTCAATAGGTCTTCTGGTTTCTATTGTTACAAGGACACAGATAGTGGCACTTCTGGCTGTTATTATTATAACGATCATCCCCGGCTTTCTTTACTCTGGAATTATGATGCCTATATCTTCAATGAAAGGTGAGGCTTACATTGAGGCACATCTTTTCCCTGTTATGTACTACAACCATATTATCTATGACACATTTCTGATAGGACAGGGATTCTCCTCACCTAAGAATGTTCTTTATCTGATTATTCTTATATTTTACGGCCTGACACTTCTTATAGTAGGAAGTCTTCTGATGAAGAAGGAAATGAGATGA
- a CDS encoding ABC transporter permease — MRVFTAIFLKEIVTFLRNWGLVIVLIYSFTLDVYIAGQGFEVKPRNVSVGYVDYSSGVISKKILSHLHSPEFKEPVRFNSQEELSRAIFNREIIVGLVFEPDFEKNFYEGKATLNILLDSTAAAQAYITLSYLRNIILRFYKYEIHVEIKTHKLFNQNADTRKFISFSEFLSIVTLIGVILSAVVFVREKENGTWDIMLLTPVDPKLIILAKTFSQMVIVMAGTVVSVGTVLFGVFDVPINGSFTVFILFTFAFLFAVTGIGLFIASVARSMLQVAQLSVVIMMPMIFLSGAWTPIHSMHPFIQYLSYISPLRYYIEGSLSIFFRGIHSSDLIPYFVALTVLSVALYIFGFRKIGKLF; from the coding sequence ATGAGAGTTTTTACAGCTATTTTTTTAAAGGAGATAGTTACATTCCTGAGGAACTGGGGTCTTGTAATTGTCCTGATATACTCCTTTACACTTGATGTTTATATAGCAGGTCAGGGTTTTGAGGTTAAACCGAGGAATGTTTCTGTAGGCTATGTTGATTACAGCTCAGGTGTGATATCAAAAAAGATACTGTCACATCTTCATTCACCGGAGTTTAAAGAGCCTGTAAGGTTTAACTCCCAGGAAGAGCTCAGCAGAGCTATATTTAACAGGGAGATAATTGTTGGTCTTGTATTTGAACCTGATTTTGAGAAAAATTTTTATGAGGGAAAGGCAACACTCAACATCCTTTTAGACTCAACAGCAGCAGCACAGGCGTATATAACACTGTCATATCTGAGAAATATTATTCTGAGATTTTACAAGTATGAGATTCATGTTGAGATAAAAACACATAAGCTTTTTAACCAGAATGCAGACACAAGGAAATTTATCTCATTCTCAGAGTTCCTCTCAATAGTGACACTTATAGGTGTTATTCTTTCAGCTGTTGTCTTTGTGAGGGAAAAGGAGAACGGGACATGGGATATAATGCTTTTAACACCTGTTGATCCAAAGCTTATAATACTTGCAAAAACATTCTCTCAGATGGTCATTGTTATGGCTGGAACTGTTGTATCTGTCGGGACGGTTCTGTTTGGTGTTTTTGATGTTCCTATAAATGGAAGCTTTACAGTTTTTATACTCTTCACATTTGCATTTCTTTTTGCGGTAACAGGTATAGGTCTTTTTATAGCATCTGTAGCAAGAAGTATGCTTCAGGTTGCCCAGCTTTCTGTTGTTATCATGATGCCTATGATCTTTTTAAGTGGTGCATGGACTCCTATACATTCAATGCATCCATTTATCCAGTACCTGTCTTATATATCCCCCCTCAGATACTATATAGAGGGTAGTTTAAGTATATTTTTTAGAGGAATCCACTCTTCAGATCTAATCCCTTACTTTGTTGCATTGACAGTTCTTAGTGTAGCCCTTTACATATTTGGGTTCAGAAAGATAGGAAAGCTTTTTTAA
- a CDS encoding ParA family protein, with protein MGKIVGLVNQKGGAGKSSITNALSNEFARRGYRVLVVDYDPQGTQTMLFGYNRLSQFIGTEHDMTNIFNGKDLNPISVKENLDLLPANPNLREEAESGKMGKELVLSNFLRGGFGKKGIAEDYDIVFIDSPADSGALTVGTIAASDYVLIPTRLTFVDSTGLVGTLQTIIQAVITFRLDLSILGFIPVAYKSRLREHNDVLASLKTTIPQILSKHDFIKTASEELFLEPLKDRIAWAEAAGKRVSIREYIEKEKKGQRDILLSLENITDEIIRRVMIHSEIGVEV; from the coding sequence ATGGGAAAGATTGTAGGTCTTGTAAACCAGAAGGGAGGTGCTGGAAAGAGCAGTATTACAAATGCTCTTTCAAATGAGTTTGCAAGAAGGGGTTACAGGGTTCTTGTTGTTGATTACGACCCACAGGGAACCCAGACAATGCTATTCGGTTACAACAGACTTTCACAGTTTATAGGCACAGAGCATGATATGACAAATATCTTTAACGGAAAGGATCTAAACCCCATATCTGTTAAGGAAAATCTTGATCTTTTACCTGCAAACCCAAATCTGAGAGAGGAAGCTGAAAGCGGAAAGATGGGAAAAGAGCTTGTTCTTTCAAACTTTCTGAGAGGTGGATTTGGTAAAAAAGGTATAGCGGAGGATTACGATATCGTTTTTATAGACTCACCTGCTGATTCTGGTGCTTTAACTGTAGGAACGATAGCTGCAAGCGATTATGTTCTTATACCTACAAGGCTGACTTTTGTTGACTCAACAGGACTTGTTGGGACTCTCCAGACAATCATACAGGCTGTTATCACATTCAGACTTGATCTCTCAATTCTTGGATTTATACCTGTAGCTTACAAATCAAGACTGAGAGAGCATAACGATGTTCTTGCCTCACTGAAAACGACGATACCCCAGATACTATCAAAGCATGATTTTATAAAAACAGCTTCTGAGGAGCTTTTCCTTGAGCCTTTAAAAGACCGTATAGCATGGGCTGAGGCAGCAGGGAAAAGGGTCTCAATCAGGGAGTATATAGAGAAGGAGAAAAAAGGTCAGAGGGATATACTTCTCTCACTTGAGAACATAACTGATGAGATTATAAGAAGGGTTATGATCCATTCAGAGATTGGTGTGGAGGTGTAA
- a CDS encoding ParB/RepB/Spo0J family partition protein, whose translation MDLGIFDDILETPKAKKIKEIKQTIEEVKPEEIPISRIKSPRFHDRSYVSQERIASLAENIKEFGLAQPIVVRKLEDGSYERVIGYIRLKAFEYLGRDKIPAIVLDIDEETALALMISENAQREDLNDYDKLMSHLEYLSFILGTDKDEVIRVARKIFNYISGNIKELPDEDRRRGQVIEKTLQKLSGTNLRTFIERLKILNVAEEIKDAIKKYGWSYSLAIEVNKLRSYPDKMRQLIDEIIMNDLTKKEVEIRVREILGEEAAKRVKNPFKESFREINKKVSRIYSKLPEKERSKVERIIQKKLSEIEQLLERYEI comes from the coding sequence ATGGATTTAGGAATTTTTGATGATATTCTTGAAACACCAAAGGCAAAGAAGATAAAAGAGATAAAACAGACTATAGAAGAGGTCAAACCTGAAGAGATACCTATATCCAGGATAAAGAGTCCAAGATTCCACGACAGAAGTTATGTCTCACAGGAAAGGATAGCATCCCTTGCTGAGAATATTAAGGAGTTTGGACTTGCCCAGCCTATAGTTGTAAGGAAGCTTGAAGATGGAAGTTATGAGAGGGTGATAGGTTATATAAGACTGAAGGCATTTGAGTATCTTGGAAGGGATAAAATCCCGGCGATAGTTCTTGATATAGATGAGGAAACAGCACTTGCACTTATGATATCTGAGAACGCCCAGAGGGAAGACCTTAACGATTACGACAAGCTTATGTCACATCTTGAGTATCTCTCCTTCATACTTGGAACTGATAAAGATGAGGTTATAAGGGTTGCAAGAAAGATATTTAACTACATATCAGGAAATATTAAGGAGCTTCCAGATGAGGACAGGAGAAGGGGTCAGGTGATAGAAAAGACACTCCAGAAACTTAGCGGAACAAACCTCAGAACCTTTATAGAGAGACTTAAGATCTTAAATGTTGCTGAGGAGATAAAGGATGCTATAAAAAAATACGGCTGGTCTTACAGCCTCGCCATAGAGGTAAACAAACTGAGAAGCTACCCTGATAAGATGAGACAGCTTATTGATGAGATCATCATGAATGATCTTACAAAAAAGGAGGTTGAGATAAGGGTCAGAGAGATACTTGGTGAGGAAGCGGCAAAAAGGGTTAAAAATCCGTTTAAGGAGTCCTTCAGGGAGATAAACAAAAAGGTTTCCAGAATTTACAGTAAACTACCTGAGAAGGAGAGAAGTAAGGTTGAGAGAATTATACAGAAAAAGCTCTCAGAGATAGAACAGTTACTTGAAAGGTATGAGATTTAA
- the gspG gene encoding type II secretion system major pseudopilin GspG: protein MKREKGFTLLELLVVIVILSLIAALVIPKITGRVDEAKIDTTKIQLKELKRTLEMYKLDNGMYPTTEQGLKALVEKPKIPPEPRKWKQYLDSLPKDAWGNDFIYISPAEKHPFELKSKGPDGELGTEDDISVWED from the coding sequence ATGAAAAGGGAAAAGGGTTTTACTTTACTTGAGCTTCTTGTTGTTATCGTTATTCTTTCTCTTATAGCAGCCCTCGTTATCCCGAAGATAACAGGAAGGGTGGATGAGGCAAAGATAGATACTACAAAGATACAGTTAAAGGAGCTTAAAAGAACACTTGAGATGTACAAGCTTGATAACGGTATGTATCCTACAACAGAGCAAGGTCTTAAAGCTCTTGTTGAGAAACCAAAAATACCACCCGAACCAAGAAAATGGAAACAGTACCTTGACTCCCTTCCAAAAGATGCTTGGGGTAACGATTTTATCTATATATCACCTGCTGAAAAACACCCATTTGAACTGAAATCAAAAGGTCCTGATGGAGAGCTTGGAACGGAAGATGATATATCAGTCTGGGAAGATTGA
- a CDS encoding type II secretion system protein, protein MIYQSGKIDQEGFTLLEILVAITIFAVAFTILVKIQTDNISKVEENFKKINALKFFKEEVYTIPERETSKEDFGYRVEKKKIQFGINEIIYRITDRKTGEKILEIKTYER, encoded by the coding sequence ATGATATATCAGTCTGGGAAGATTGATCAGGAGGGTTTCACCCTCCTTGAGATTCTTGTTGCAATAACAATATTTGCTGTCGCCTTCACGATCCTCGTAAAGATACAGACTGATAACATCTCAAAGGTTGAGGAGAACTTCAAAAAGATTAATGCACTGAAATTTTTTAAGGAGGAGGTTTACACAATACCTGAGAGGGAAACCTCAAAGGAAGATTTCGGATACAGAGTTGAAAAGAAGAAGATACAGTTTGGGATAAATGAGATCATATACAGGATAACAGACAGAAAAACAGGAGAAAAAATCTTAGAAATAAAAACCTATGAGAGATAA
- a CDS encoding prepilin-type N-terminal cleavage/methylation domain-containing protein codes for MRDKRGFTLLEVLLVLTLILLVFGVVGFSYISNVRDSMDLTSRISKYTQYLSVTNQLSKQIFARFEKKEQNFLLDRDRISFYTLYPLFYSGAVRAEYRIKKTEEGRYILVYEEFPYIDGKLGWDGIKKITIGNFKKISFFAVDKGKIYENFRGKSFPDIIKIIIDDQTFYITAGR; via the coding sequence ATGAGAGATAAAAGAGGATTTACACTTCTTGAGGTTCTATTAGTTTTAACACTGATACTCCTTGTTTTTGGTGTTGTCGGTTTTTCATACATCTCAAATGTTAGAGACAGTATGGATCTGACATCAAGGATAAGTAAGTACACACAGTATCTCTCAGTTACAAACCAGCTTTCAAAACAGATATTTGCCAGATTTGAAAAGAAAGAACAGAATTTCCTGCTTGACAGGGACAGAATCTCCTTTTACACACTTTATCCTCTTTTCTACTCAGGAGCTGTTAGAGCCGAATACAGGATTAAAAAAACGGAGGAAGGCAGGTATATCCTGGTATATGAGGAGTTTCCCTATATAGATGGAAAACTTGGCTGGGACGGGATAAAAAAGATAACGATAGGAAATTTTAAAAAGATCTCATTTTTTGCTGTGGATAAGGGGAAGATATATGAGAACTTTAGAGGAAAAAGCTTTCCAGATATTATAAAGATAATTATTGACGATCAGACATTCTATATAACAGCAGGTAGATGA
- a CDS encoding general secretion pathway protein GspK, translated as MILIVVFMLISSLGAVVLNLSHERYLFESYIQNSVETEEIFLVSKSASEAVIKLLDMDDKKIDYLGEFWSQNIPLVLDEGKINIQIADQERYLNPNLLIKRKKIDQKMFSIFERLFEILDVNQQILFNIVDWIDRDSFSSGGEEDYDLYKAKNAPLDTVEELRLIKGVDDRIYNGRIVNGQFHPGLRSVISPYSNGKVNINTASKWVLMALDRDIDETVANAIISYRKGKPFKRVDDLINVDGMNSDILYRIKPYIDVKSENFLATIDIQLGDRKYKLVILLNRKGKTREIWKKLY; from the coding sequence ATGATACTTATTGTTGTTTTTATGTTGATCTCCTCTCTTGGTGCTGTAGTTCTAAATCTCTCTCATGAGAGATACCTTTTTGAAAGTTATATACAGAACAGTGTTGAAACAGAGGAGATATTTTTAGTCTCAAAATCCGCATCTGAGGCTGTGATAAAGCTTCTTGATATGGATGATAAAAAGATTGATTATTTAGGAGAGTTCTGGTCCCAGAACATACCTTTAGTTCTGGATGAGGGAAAGATAAACATACAGATAGCAGATCAGGAAAGGTATCTAAATCCAAACTTATTAATAAAAAGAAAAAAGATTGATCAGAAGATGTTCAGCATTTTTGAGAGACTTTTTGAGATCTTAGATGTGAACCAGCAGATACTTTTCAATATTGTTGACTGGATAGACAGGGACAGCTTCAGCAGTGGAGGAGAGGAGGATTACGATCTTTATAAGGCAAAAAATGCCCCATTGGACACTGTTGAGGAGCTCAGACTTATAAAAGGTGTTGATGACAGGATATACAACGGGAGGATTGTGAACGGACAGTTTCATCCAGGTCTTAGATCTGTTATATCACCTTACTCTAATGGGAAGGTGAATATAAATACAGCATCTAAATGGGTTTTAATGGCTCTGGACAGGGATATTGATGAGACTGTTGCGAATGCGATAATCTCTTACAGAAAGGGGAAACCTTTTAAAAGGGTTGATGATCTGATCAATGTTGATGGTATGAACTCTGATATCTTATACAGGATAAAACCTTATATTGATGTGAAAAGTGAGAACTTTCTGGCTACTATAGATATACAGCTTGGAGACAGGAAATATAAACTTGTTATACTATTAAACAGAAAAGGAAAAACAAGAGAGATATGGAAAAAGCTTTACTGA
- the gspM gene encoding type II secretion system protein GspM: protein MKRLILFINSLEQRERVVLFIGIYAFILIGGVLLAGSYNLERLEKVEKKIKKEIESYVELQKIINQYRSYSPSVKGDRLSLSKVEELAEKAGIKSNILSLKPYQQNFNSIEVSFEKISGEQLVSFLKSVKEKGFYILSLSISDPKGNGRLNVRTVIGERM, encoded by the coding sequence ATGAAAAGATTGATACTTTTTATTAACTCACTTGAACAGAGGGAAAGGGTTGTTCTGTTTATAGGTATTTATGCCTTTATACTTATTGGTGGTGTTCTCCTTGCAGGTTCATACAATCTTGAAAGATTGGAGAAGGTTGAGAAAAAGATAAAAAAGGAGATAGAGAGTTATGTTGAGCTCCAGAAGATAATAAACCAGTACAGAAGTTACAGCCCTTCTGTAAAAGGGGATAGACTTTCACTATCAAAAGTGGAAGAGCTTGCAGAGAAGGCAGGTATAAAATCAAATATACTATCCTTAAAACCTTACCAGCAGAATTTTAACAGTATAGAGGTATCATTTGAGAAGATATCAGGTGAGCAGCTTGTTTCATTTTTAAAAAGTGTTAAGGAAAAAGGTTTTTACATTTTATCTCTAAGTATAAGCGATCCTAAAGGTAACGGAAGGCTAAATGTTAGAACGGTAATAGGGGAAAGGATGTGA
- a CDS encoding S8 family serine peptidase: MRPLIIVFLSFFYLTYGGAFKNEVIVMFKNGDISSASSELKLSKLSVPEGKDIQQFIQELKKRDDILYAEPNYILRALALPDDPDFYNTDGSPKWWWSVINAPDAWDVSTGSGTVYIAVVDTGVDYNHPDLKGNLWVNAGELLNTDNDGNGIDDGCENGDDGDGNGYIDDCYGINALCYQYQNGNLVYNNTLPGCSTPDAYDDDGHGTHVAGIIGAVTNNGIGVAGVNWNVKIVPCKFLDASGNGSLDGEMICLDYIKKLKTDKGLNIIALNASYGGEYPSSDIERTKINSLTDILFVSAAGNEGKDNESINFHPCNYDLDNQICIGASDQTNNKASFTASLSSNYGIFKVKLFAPGKEILSTYKNNQYVLISGTSQAAPFVAGAAGLLYSTDTALTVSQIKDKLMFSGKNHPDKLSGYSYTCNVLNLYNLFINDNEEKICLDRIAHNFGDTVVNTTKTESITVRNTGEVDLNVSSVYTNSGNFTVSETCSGTPVKSNSICTINVSFTPTSVNYYIGTLFINYGNGKTLTVKLEGNGVSQAETGVVFPEVKGSEGCRLSSGSDFGMLTAYILLVISMILRRKIRRDG, from the coding sequence ATGAGACCTTTGATAATTGTGTTCTTATCCTTTTTTTATCTTACTTATGGTGGTGCTTTCAAGAATGAAGTTATAGTGATGTTTAAAAATGGTGATATATCTTCAGCGTCTTCAGAATTAAAGCTCTCAAAACTTTCAGTCCCTGAAGGAAAGGATATTCAGCAGTTTATCCAGGAACTGAAAAAAAGAGATGATATCCTCTATGCAGAACCTAACTACATACTCAGAGCTTTAGCTTTACCTGACGATCCAGATTTTTACAACACAGATGGCAGTCCAAAATGGTGGTGGTCGGTTATAAATGCACCTGATGCATGGGATGTATCTACAGGATCAGGGACAGTTTATATAGCTGTTGTGGATACAGGTGTTGATTACAACCATCCTGATCTGAAAGGAAATCTGTGGGTAAATGCTGGTGAGCTTCTTAATACTGATAATGACGGCAATGGTATAGATGACGGCTGTGAAAACGGAGATGATGGGGATGGAAACGGCTATATAGATGACTGTTACGGGATAAATGCCCTTTGCTACCAGTACCAGAATGGAAATCTTGTTTACAACAATACTTTACCTGGATGCAGCACACCCGACGCATACGATGATGACGGACATGGGACACATGTAGCCGGAATTATAGGAGCTGTTACAAATAACGGTATCGGTGTTGCTGGGGTTAACTGGAATGTGAAGATAGTTCCCTGCAAATTTTTGGATGCAAGTGGAAACGGATCCTTAGATGGTGAGATGATCTGTCTTGATTACATCAAAAAGTTAAAGACAGACAAGGGACTGAACATTATCGCTTTAAATGCAAGTTATGGTGGTGAGTATCCATCTTCAGATATTGAGAGAACAAAGATAAACTCACTGACTGATATACTTTTTGTTTCAGCAGCTGGAAATGAAGGTAAGGATAATGAGTCCATAAATTTCCATCCATGTAACTACGATCTTGATAACCAGATCTGTATAGGTGCGTCAGACCAGACAAATAATAAAGCGAGTTTTACAGCATCTTTATCCTCAAACTACGGCATATTTAAGGTAAAGTTGTTTGCACCTGGAAAGGAGATACTGAGCACATATAAAAACAATCAGTACGTTCTTATCTCAGGAACTTCACAGGCTGCACCTTTTGTTGCAGGAGCTGCAGGACTTCTATATTCCACAGATACAGCTCTCACAGTATCACAGATAAAGGATAAGCTTATGTTCTCAGGAAAAAATCATCCTGACAAGCTCTCAGGTTACTCATACACCTGTAATGTTCTAAATCTATACAACCTTTTTATAAATGATAATGAGGAAAAGATCTGTCTTGATAGGATAGCTCATAACTTTGGAGATACCGTTGTTAATACAACAAAAACGGAGAGTATTACAGTGAGGAATACAGGAGAGGTTGATCTTAATGTGAGCTCTGTTTATACAAACAGCGGTAATTTCACTGTATCTGAGACATGCTCAGGAACACCTGTTAAAAGTAACAGTATCTGCACGATAAATGTGAGTTTCACCCCAACATCCGTTAATTATTATATAGGGACACTTTTCATAAATTACGGTAACGGAAAAACCCTTACTGTCAAACTTGAAGGTAATGGTGTATCTCAGGCAGAGACAGGAGTTGTATTTCCTGAGGTCAAAGGTAGTGAAGGATGCAGATTGTCCTCAGGAAGTGATTTTGGGATGCTGACAGCATATATTTTACTGGTTATATCTATGATCTTAAGGAGAAAAATAAGAAGAGATGGTTAA
- a CDS encoding PDZ domain-containing protein, with protein MVKILTKLDIEKIFFILLVVSFGTSLALIINSYIEMRFFTLPEVSKHESSSIKKVEKENRSYTGMVYVFETEEKAEPEEFEVKGQERKESEKVVETAKDIKLIGVINFNGKKVALLKTKKGTALVKKDDLVDGYRIISIEDFSLMMKKNGKIYRLTVNIGSGSVKSSRIYKKTEKVSKADSEVIKIDRRFVEEKTADIGTLLKDVLIVPEIKNNETIGFRFRYVKPQSLLYKFGLRSGDLIISINDMPVRTAEEAFKIYNMLRNEQFIKLVIERNGKRKVITYEIR; from the coding sequence ATGGTTAAGATCCTGACAAAGTTAGATATAGAGAAGATATTTTTTATATTACTTGTAGTATCTTTCGGTACTTCTTTAGCTCTTATAATAAACAGCTACATTGAGATGAGATTTTTTACACTTCCTGAGGTTTCTAAACATGAAAGCAGCAGTATAAAAAAGGTTGAAAAGGAGAACAGATCGTACACAGGTATGGTGTATGTTTTTGAAACTGAAGAGAAAGCTGAGCCTGAAGAGTTTGAAGTTAAAGGTCAGGAAAGGAAAGAATCAGAAAAGGTTGTTGAAACAGCAAAAGATATAAAGCTTATAGGAGTTATAAACTTTAATGGAAAAAAGGTTGCACTGCTGAAAACAAAAAAAGGAACAGCTCTTGTTAAAAAGGACGATCTTGTAGATGGCTACAGGATAATAAGTATAGAAGATTTCTCCCTTATGATGAAAAAGAATGGGAAGATTTATAGACTGACAGTAAATATTGGATCAGGATCAGTTAAAAGCTCAAGGATTTACAAAAAAACTGAAAAGGTCTCAAAAGCGGACAGCGAGGTTATAAAAATAGACAGAAGATTTGTTGAGGAAAAAACAGCAGATATTGGGACGCTTTTAAAGGATGTTCTCATTGTTCCTGAGATAAAAAACAATGAGACTATCGGATTCAGGTTCAGGTATGTAAAACCTCAGAGCCTTCTTTATAAATTCGGTCTGAGATCAGGAGACCTGATAATCAGTATAAACGATATGCCCGTTAGAACAGCAGAAGAGGCATTTAAAATATATAATATGTTAAGAAATGAGCAGTTTATTAAGCTTGTAATAGAAAGAAATGGAAAAAGGAAGGTTATAACCTATGAGATCAGGTAG